Sequence from the Bacteroidota bacterium genome:
GATAATTTATGACATTTACGGTAAGGTAATAAAGGAAAAAGCAGTAACAGGCAATAATATTGTTATTGATCTTTCCGATTTGCCTTCCGGAGTTTATTATTGCATGTTAATTGATGGAAACAGAGTAATTGGAAGAGAAAAAATGTTAATTTCAAAATAAATGAAAAAATTTAGCTTGCTAATTTTAATGTTTTTAATTCTAAACAACCTGTGCTCAAAAGCACAGGTTGTTTATTTTAATAATCAATATGATTACGGGCAGCCATTTAACGGATATCCTACTGCAACATTTGAAAGTTTCCAGTCAGTAATTTCTACTATAGACAAAGGATACCTGGCTGTTGGTTTTAGCTCTTTATTCATTGAAGTTAATGGATCTTTTGATTATATAGGCCCTAAGTTATATGTCAATAAAACAGATTCTCTTGGCCACACGATATGGGATAAAATATACAACATTGAAGACAGCATAGAGAATTTTGGAAATAGTGTGC
This genomic interval carries:
- a CDS encoding T9SS type A sorting domain-containing protein, translated to IIYDIYGKVIKEKAVTGNNIVIDLSDLPSGVYYCMLIDGNRVIGREKMLISK